One genomic segment of Impatiens glandulifera chromosome 6, dImpGla2.1, whole genome shotgun sequence includes these proteins:
- the LOC124942700 gene encoding probable LRR receptor-like serine/threonine-protein kinase At4g29180: MITRIFLLISISLALTASITGQSQIGFISIDCGSPDHLSYDDPDTGIKYTSDNSFINAGISKNISTEYQYPKILNQSLPLSDLKSFPNGNKNCYSLRSNRPKGSLNLLRASFIYGNYDNQSKLPEFDLYLDVSYWFTVKFTSFSEIVITEVISVSQSDTTYVCLINKGLGTPFISSLELRPLTSSIYNLELGTNGLLVLFNRFDIGYTNGSGRYQDDTFDRIWKPYSSSPSWETFATPIDINVVENGNRAPQEVIRSFVKPKNPNDSLELYWNETDVGSRFYVYLYFAELEQLRNQSRVFNVSWNGLHLFGPISPRFRYAETAWSLTGLVAKEHRISIYRTGNSTLPPILNAIEVYTLKPLQGLLTYDQDFDAITSIITAYQLTKYWMGDPCGPQNFVWEGLQCSYTETAQPRIISLNLSSNSLTGVISTSILNLTSIQILDLSNNRLSGSIPEFLGELQSLRILNLKNNNFSGPVPTSVLMKSRNGGLNLLVDDQNVCQTRGSCKKKNSMTAIVASVTSTIALAIIVIISLLAYRNWKSGKSVEYTEDSLGTKKRKFSYGEIVQITNDFKTVVGKGGFGSVYLGRMENDDGTQVAVKMLSSSSSQGSNEFRAEAELLLRVHHRNLAPFVGYCDDNNNMALIYEYMANGNLRDFLSDNNKASGKLSWEMRIRIAIDAAQGLEYLHHGCKPPIVHRDVKSANILLSENMDAKIADFGLSKAIPSEEITHVATVVMGTRGYLDPEYYIMQNLTDKSDVYSFGIVMLELITGNHAIIKQKGEETIHIVQWVRPMLEKGEINEIVDGRMGGEYNVNSIWKALDVAVTCTRSSAIQRESMSFVLAELKECLSMEMIPRHRSDSSSQSQSTNVSSTYYVSNSSTEVFTGDIDAISGPLAR, translated from the exons ATGATAACCCGAATCTTCCTCTTGATCTCAATTTCGCTTGCTCTTACAGCTTCTATTACTGGACAGAGTCAAATCG GATTCATTAGCATTGATTGTGGTTCACCTGATCACTTAAGCTACGACGACCCCGATACAGGCATCAAATACACCTCAGATAATTCCTTCATAAACGCCGGCATAAGCAAAAACATATCCACTGAATATCAATATCCAAAAATTCTCAACCAGTCACTTCCTCTTTCAGACTTAAAATCCTTCCCTAATGGAAACAAGAATTGCTATTCTCTAAGATCTAATAGACCAAAGGGTAGTTTAAATCTCCTCAGAGCTTCATTCATATACGGAAACTACGATAATCAAAGCAAACTCCCAGAATTCGATTTATATCTCGATGTCAGTTATTGGTTTACTGTAAAATTCACAAGTTTTTCTGAAATAGTCATAACAGAGGTCATAAGTGTTTCTCAATCAGATACAACTTATGTTTGTCTTATAAACAAGGGTCTAGGCACTCCTTTCATCTCTTCTTTAGAGCTAAGGCCGTTAACCAGTTCCATTTACAATCTCGAATTGGGTACAAATGGATTGTTAGTTCTTTTCAATAGATTTGACATTGGATATACAAACGGAAGCGGTCGATATCAAGATGATACATTCGATCGTATTTGGAAACCTTATAGTTCTTCTCCTTCTTGGGAAACATTCGCCACTCCGATCGATATCAATGTTGTTGAAAATGGCAATAGAGCACCACAGGAAGTGATCAGATCGTTTGTGAAGCCTAAGAATCCAAATGATTCTTTGGAATTGTACTGGAATGAAACAGATGTTGGTTCTaggttttatgtttatttatactTTGCTGAACTTGAACAACTGAGGAATCAATCGAGAGTATTCAATGTTTCTTGGAATGGATTGCATCTATTTGGACCCATTTCTCCACGTTTTCGTTACGCAGAAACAGCATGGAGTTTAACAGGCTTAGTCGCGAAAGAGCATCGGATTTCTATCTATAGAACAGGAAACTCGACGCTCCCACCCATTCTCAACGCTATTGAAGTCTATACTCTCAAACCGCTTCAAGGATTACTAACATATGATCAAGATTTTGATGCGATTACGAGTATCATAACAGCATACCAACTGACAAAATATTGGATGGGCGATCCGTGTGGTCCGCAGAATTTCGTTTGGGAAGGATTGCAGTGCAGCTATACTGAAACAGCTCAACCTAGAATCATTTCACT AAACTTGTCGTCGAACAGCTTAACCGGAGTGATATCAACTTCCATATTGAACCTTACATCGATACAGATATT GGATTTGTCGAATAATAGATTGTCTGGAAGTATACCCGAATTCCTCGGTGAACTACAATCACTGAGAATTTT GAATTTAAAGAACAACAATTTTTCTGGACCTGTCCCTACTAGTGTTCTTATGAAATCTAGGAATGGAGGGCTCAATCTCCT TGTGGATGATCAAAATGTTTGTCAGACCCGAGGATCGTGCAAAAAGAAGAATTCAATGACTGCTATAGTCGCATCGGTAACATCTACAATCGCTTTGGctattattgtgataattagtTTGTTGGCTTATAGAAATTGGAAATCAG GGAAAAGCGTCGAGTATACAGAAGATTCTTTAGGAACAAAAAAGAGGAAGTTCAGTTATGGTGAGATTGTACAGATTACGAATGACTTTAAAACCGTGGTAGGAAAAGGAGGATTCGGTAGCGTATACCTTGGACGAATGGAAAATGATGATGGCACACAAGTTGCTGTTAAGATGTTGTCTTCTTCGTCGTCTCAAGGATCCAATGAATTCCGTGCTGAg GCTGAGCTCTTGTTGAGAGTTCATCACCGTAATCTAGCCCCCTTTGTCGGCTACTGCGACGATAATAACAATATGGCTCTTATTTACGAGTACATGGCCAATGGAAATCTCAGAGATTTCCTTTCag ACAACAACAAGGCCTCCGGTAAATTGAGTTGGGAGATGAGAATTCGTATCGCAATTGACGCTGCTCAAG gatTAGAGTATTTGCATCATGGTTGTAAGCCGCCCATAGTTCATAGAGATGTGAAATCTGCCAACATTCTCTTAAGTGAAAATATGGATGCGAAAATAGCTGATTTCGGGCTCTCAAAGGCTATCCCAAGTGAAGAAATAACTCATGTAGCAACTGTTGTTATGGGCACTCGAGGTTATCTTGATCCAGAGTACTATATAATGCAAAACTTGACAGATAAGAGCGATGTTTACAGTTTTGGAATAGTTATGTTAGAGTTGATAACAGGAAATCACGCCATCATAAAACAAAAAGGGGAAGAAACCATACATATTGTACAATGGGTGAGGCCAATGTTGGAAAAGGGAGAGATAAATGAGATTGTGGATGGAAGGATGGGAGGCGAGTATAATGTGAACTCGATATGGAAAGCTTTGGATGTGGCCGTGACATGTACTAGATCCTCTGCCATTCAAAGAGAATCAATGTCTTTTGTTTTAGCAGAGCTTAAGGAGTGTTTGTCAATGGAGATGATTCCACGTCATAGGTCAGATTCGTCGTCTCAATCCCAATCTACAAATGTAAGTAGTACCTATTATGTATCGAATAGTTCGACCGAAGTGTTTACTGGTGACATTGATGCTATAAGTGGTCCTTTAGCTAgatag
- the LOC124943147 gene encoding probable LRR receptor-like serine/threonine-protein kinase At4g29180: protein MGLLKSVEKFKPQAGYRFATYAYWWIRALLFMDRSEVLILYTVKIKTRSKEAFQDSNLSSVTGQSQIGFISIDCGSPDHLSYDDPDTGIKYTSDNSFINAGNCYSLRSNRPKGSLNLLRASFIYGNYDNQSKLPEFDLYLDVSYWFTVKFTSFSEIVITEVISVSQSDTTYVCLINKGLGTPFISSLELRPLTSSIYNLELGTNGLLVLFNRFDIGYTNGSGRYQDDTFDRIWKPYSSSPSWETFANPIDINVVENGNRAPQEVIRSFVKPKNPNGSLELYWNETDVGSKFYVYLYFAELEQLRNQSRVFNVSWNGKHLFGPISPRFRYAETAWSLTGLVAKEHRISIYRTGNSTLPPILNAIEVYTLKPLQGLLTYDQDFDAITRIMTTYQLTKNWMGDPYGPRNFVWEGLECSYTEKAQPKIISLNLSSNSLTGVISTSIVNLTSIQILDLSNNRLSGSIPEFLGELQSLRILNLKHNILFGPVPTSILMKSKNGGLKLLPEDRAEKNNSTTAIVASVASTIALAIIVIISLLAYRKWKSGT from the exons ATGGGTCTTCTGAAAAGTGTTGAGAAATTCAAGCCTCAAGCTGGTTACAGGTTTGCTACTTATGCATACTGGTGGATAAG AGCTCTTTTATTCATGGATAGAAGTGAAGTTCTAATTCTTTATACTGTTAAGATAAAAACAAGATCTAAAGAGGCATTTCAAGATTCAAATTTAT CTTCTGTTACTGGACAGAGCCAAATCG GATTCATTAGCATTGATTGTGGTTCACCTGATCACTTAAGCTACGACGACCCCGATACAGGCATCAAATACACCTCAGATAATTCCTTCATAAACGCCGGC AATTGCTATTCTCTAAGATCTAATAGACCAAAGGGTAGTTTAAATCTCCTCAGAGCTTCATTCATATACGGAAACTATGATAATCAAAGCAAACTCCCAGAATTCGATTTATATCTCGATGTCAGTTATTGGTTTACTGTTAAATTCACAAGTTTTTCTGAAATAGTCATAACAGAGGTCATAAGTGTTTCTCAATCAGATACAACTTATGTTTGTCTTATAAACAAGGGTCTAGGCACTCCTTTCATCTCTTCTTTAGAGCTAAGGCCGTTAACCAGTTCCATTTACAATCTCGAATTGGGTACGAATGGGTTGTTAGTTCTTTTCAATAGATTCGACATTGGATATACAAACGGAAGCGGTCGATATCAAGATGATACATTCGATCGTATTTGGAAACCTTATAGTTCTTCTCCTTCTTGGGAAACATTCGCCAATCCGATCGATATCAATGTTGTTGAAAATGGCAATAGAGCACCACAGGAAGTGATCAGGTCGTTTGTGAAGCCTAAGAATCCAAATGGTTCTTTGGAATTGTACTGGAATGAAACGGATGTTGGTTCTaagttttatgtttatttatactTTGCTGAACTAGAACAACTGAGGAATCAATCGAGAGTATTCAATGTTTCTTGGAATGGAAAGCATCTATTTGGACCCATTTCTCCACGTTTTCGTTATGCAGAAACAGCATGGAGTTTAACAGGCTTAGTCGCGAAAGAGCATCGAATTTCTATCTATAGAACAGGAAACTCGACTCTCCCACCCATTCTCAACGCGATTGAAGTCTATACTCTCAAACCGCTTCAAGGATTACTAACATACGATCAAGATTTTGATGCGATTACGAGGATAATGACAACATACCAACTGACAAAAAATTGGATGGGCGATCCTTATGGGCCGCGAAATTTTGTTTGGGAAGGACTGGAGTGCAGCTATACTGAAAAAGCTCAACCTAAGATCATTTCACT AAACTTGTCGTCGAACAGCTTGACCGGAGTGATATCAACTTCCATAGTGAACCTTACGTCAATACAGATATT GGATTTGTCGAATAATAGATTGTCTGGAAGTATACCCGAATTCCTGGGGGAACTACAATCACTGAGAATTTT GAATTTAAAGCACAACATATTGTTTGGACCTGTACCTACTAGTATTCTTATGAAATCTAAGAATGGAGGACTCAAACTCCT ACCGGAGGATCGTGCCGAAAAGAATAATTCAACGACTGCTATAGTTGCATCGGTTGCATCTACAATCGCATTGGCTATCATTGTGATCATTAGTTTGTTGGCTTATAGAAAATGGAAATCAGGTACTTAA